A DNA window from Niabella yanshanensis contains the following coding sequences:
- a CDS encoding rhomboid family intramembrane serine protease, with protein MSFNYRPAEKFPPAVKNLILINVLVWVAQLLYDPKYGLTAKIGLWPVSDERFRPWQLITHMFAHASYNTNIIGETTGIVFYHILFNMFALWMFGRILENVWGARRFLIFYMICGLGAGLAHLLTDSSMAVGASGAVFGILVAFGMTFPNTELYIMFIPIPIKAKWAVIGLIAIDLFGGIYQVPGDNIAHFAHLGGAATGFILLKIWNKNNRRTLY; from the coding sequence ATGAGTTTTAATTACAGGCCTGCAGAAAAATTTCCGCCGGCAGTTAAGAACCTGATCCTGATTAATGTGTTGGTTTGGGTGGCCCAGTTACTTTACGACCCTAAATATGGCCTTACTGCCAAAATTGGTCTGTGGCCGGTAAGTGACGAACGTTTTCGCCCCTGGCAGTTGATTACCCATATGTTTGCGCACGCCTCCTATAATACCAATATAATTGGAGAAACCACAGGCATTGTTTTCTATCATATCCTTTTTAATATGTTTGCCTTGTGGATGTTTGGGCGCATTTTAGAAAATGTATGGGGGGCCAGGCGATTTTTAATTTTTTACATGATATGCGGCCTGGGAGCAGGGTTGGCCCATTTGCTGACAGATTCCAGCATGGCGGTAGGCGCTTCGGGAGCGGTATTTGGTATTCTGGTGGCATTCGGGATGACTTTTCCCAATACTGAACTGTATATTATGTTTATCCCCATACCCATAAAAGCCAAATGGGCTGTTATCGGACTCATAGCAATCGATCTTTTTGGTGGCATCTACCAGGTGCCCGGTGATAATATTGCGCATTTTGCCCACCTGGGTGGCGCTGCAACCGGCTTTATTTTGCTGAAAATATGGAACAAAAACAACCGGAGAACGTTATATTAG
- a CDS encoding rhomboid family intramembrane serine protease has translation MAISDRDYDSRLSFGTKINPLIVLIGIAMIIFVVLTFFRGLTYLRLPEGGDVTGVFNEKVLCWFALSGDISKAMLKPWTIITYSFAHTNIWQLFASMIWLWSFGYIFVDLTGFKKIVPVFLYGTIAGAVAFLVAKSFLPVAPLGTGYFMGGGPAVLAICAAATTISPNYKIFPMLGGGISLWILAIVYLAIDMATLPVDSPETYIAHLAGALMGFLFILLLRKGWDGSEWMNNLYDWVFNLFNPEKPQHRRNQIKSTLFYKAAKAPYSKTSKLTQQKLDEILDKIHQQGYDQLSEDEKELLKRASNEDLKGK, from the coding sequence ATGGCGATTTCAGATAGAGATTATGATTCACGACTTTCTTTCGGAACCAAAATAAACCCGTTAATAGTTCTGATAGGTATTGCCATGATCATTTTTGTGGTGCTCACTTTTTTCAGGGGGCTCACTTATTTAAGACTACCCGAGGGAGGAGATGTAACCGGGGTTTTTAATGAAAAAGTATTATGCTGGTTTGCACTGTCTGGCGATATTTCGAAGGCAATGCTAAAACCCTGGACCATTATAACCTATTCTTTCGCGCACACCAATATCTGGCAATTATTTGCCAGCATGATATGGCTTTGGAGCTTCGGATATATATTCGTAGACCTCACAGGTTTCAAAAAGATTGTTCCGGTTTTTTTATATGGAACGATAGCGGGTGCAGTGGCTTTCCTGGTAGCCAAGAGTTTTCTTCCTGTTGCTCCGCTGGGCACCGGGTATTTTATGGGTGGAGGCCCGGCTGTATTGGCCATTTGTGCAGCAGCAACTACTATCAGTCCTAATTATAAGATCTTCCCTATGTTAGGCGGAGGCATTTCGTTGTGGATCCTGGCCATTGTTTACTTAGCTATTGATATGGCAACCCTTCCGGTTGACAGCCCGGAGACTTATATAGCCCATTTGGCCGGGGCTTTAATGGGGTTCCTATTTATCCTTTTACTAAGAAAGGGTTGGGATGGCAGCGAGTGGATGAATAATTTATATGATTGGGTATTCAACCTGTTCAACCCCGAAAAGCCGCAGCATCGCAGAAACCAGATTAAATCGACTCTTTTTTATAAGGCTGCCAAGGCGCCATATTCGAAAACATCCAAACTTACGCAACAAAAACTCGATGAGATCTTAGATAAGATCCATCAACAAGGGTATGATCAATTATCTGAAGATGAAAAGGAACTTTTAAAAAGAGCCAGTAATGAAGATTTAAAAGGAAAGTAA
- a CDS encoding endonuclease/exonuclease/phosphatase family protein — MAFLLACLNPYINPGEAPLLSLISLAFPFLLLLVIVFLIWWLLVRKKWALLSGIALLLGGGEITSFFAVNIFNSFDEKKEKDHVRVATWNVARFIEMVKNNNMGSQTRYKMLKQIGQVNADILCFQEFSSSVRHDWYNNIVAVGKGLNYPYHYFSHEKDGDSLFNGSVIFSRFPIVDTGMVRFPRPTLPEALVFTDIKLGKKMIRVYTTHLQSNQFRKEDLSKIQELKGVKGNVLGNARYILSKLSVAITHRSIQADMISSIISNSPHPVIFCGDLNDVPNSYTYKTIKGDMQDAFLRKSFGVGRTYSSLSPTLRIDYILSDRNFGIAQCKRITTKSSDHYMVVADLKLK, encoded by the coding sequence ATGGCCTTTTTATTGGCTTGCCTCAACCCGTATATTAATCCAGGGGAGGCTCCGTTGTTGTCGCTGATCAGTCTCGCTTTTCCCTTTTTACTGTTATTGGTTATCGTTTTTCTCATCTGGTGGCTTCTGGTAAGAAAAAAATGGGCGCTGTTATCCGGTATCGCGTTATTACTGGGTGGTGGCGAGATCACCAGCTTTTTTGCCGTCAACATTTTTAACTCCTTTGACGAAAAAAAGGAGAAAGACCATGTACGGGTGGCAACCTGGAATGTTGCCCGGTTCATAGAAATGGTTAAAAACAATAATATGGGTAGCCAAACCCGGTATAAGATGCTGAAGCAGATTGGCCAGGTAAATGCTGATATTTTATGTTTCCAGGAATTTTCATCGTCTGTTAGGCATGACTGGTATAACAATATTGTTGCAGTTGGAAAGGGATTGAACTATCCTTACCATTATTTTTCTCACGAGAAGGATGGCGACAGCCTGTTTAATGGCAGCGTCATATTTAGCCGTTTCCCGATCGTTGATACGGGAATGGTGCGTTTCCCACGGCCGACTTTACCCGAGGCCCTCGTATTTACGGATATCAAACTGGGTAAAAAGATGATTCGGGTGTATACTACTCATTTACAGTCTAACCAGTTCAGAAAGGAAGATCTTTCAAAAATCCAGGAGTTAAAAGGCGTTAAAGGCAATGTTTTGGGGAATGCCCGCTATATATTATCCAAGCTGAGTGTGGCCATAACGCACCGCAGCATACAGGCAGATATGATTAGCAGCATCATCAGCAACAGTCCGCACCCGGTTATTTTTTGCGGCGATCTGAATGATGTTCCCAACTCCTACACCTATAAAACGATCAAGGGCGATATGCAGGATGCCTTTTTGCGGAAAAGCTTTGGGGTGGGGCGTACCTATTCCTCTTTGTCTCCCACGCTTCGTATCGATTATATTCTTAGTGACAGAAACTTTGGGATAGCGCAGTGCAAGCGAATCACCACTAAGTCATCTGATCACTACATGGTGGTGGCCGATCTTAAACTTAAATAG
- the cysS gene encoding cysteine--tRNA ligase, with translation MSEAMSALKVYNSLSREKEVFEPVTPGYVGMYVCGPTVSGESHLGHARPYVTFDVLYRYLTHLGYKVRYVRNITDAGHFEEEGRQAEDKISSKAVLEKLEPMELVQKYTNLFHWAMLQFNNIPPSIEPTATGHIVEQIEMIKKLIAEGYAYEKNGSVYFDVKKYAANYDYGKLSGRKIEDLLENTRELEGQGEKNNQADFALWKAAPPQHIMRWQSPWGEGFPGWHIECSAMATKYLGKEFDIHGGGMDLQFPHHESEIAQSTICNNTAPVKYWMHNNMITINGRKMGKSYNNVIKLTELFSGDHPLLTQAFHPMVVRFFILQSQYRSTLDFSNEALHASEKGLKRLWEAYENLIRLQSRSNELAADAGDKELDQKVSKLVDEFDEFMNDDINTAKVLANMFELAPVINGIKDKVVNITALSINTFNKLQAQLKVYLEDIFGLKGVSAADNEKLKDVMQVLIDIRREARSRKDFVTSDSIRNQLARIGITLKDEKDGTVNWNVE, from the coding sequence ATGTCAGAAGCAATGAGTGCGTTAAAAGTATATAATTCTTTATCAAGGGAAAAAGAGGTTTTTGAACCGGTTACTCCGGGATATGTGGGTATGTATGTGTGCGGGCCTACCGTGAGTGGAGAAAGTCACCTGGGACATGCAAGGCCTTATGTTACATTTGACGTGCTATATCGTTACTTAACTCATTTGGGGTACAAGGTTCGTTATGTTCGTAATATTACCGACGCGGGTCATTTTGAAGAAGAGGGGCGCCAGGCGGAGGATAAGATATCCAGTAAGGCTGTTCTTGAAAAATTAGAGCCGATGGAGCTGGTACAGAAATATACCAACCTGTTTCATTGGGCGATGCTGCAGTTCAATAATATTCCACCATCGATTGAGCCTACTGCAACAGGGCATATTGTAGAGCAGATTGAAATGATCAAAAAGCTGATCGCCGAAGGATACGCTTACGAAAAAAATGGTTCTGTATATTTTGATGTAAAGAAATATGCCGCCAATTACGATTATGGGAAGTTAAGCGGCCGAAAAATAGAGGATCTGCTGGAGAACACACGTGAACTGGAAGGTCAGGGTGAGAAAAATAATCAGGCTGATTTCGCCCTTTGGAAGGCTGCGCCGCCACAGCATATCATGCGCTGGCAAAGTCCATGGGGGGAAGGTTTCCCAGGCTGGCATATAGAGTGCTCGGCTATGGCCACCAAGTATCTGGGGAAGGAGTTTGATATACATGGAGGAGGAATGGACCTGCAGTTTCCTCACCACGAAAGTGAGATTGCACAAAGTACTATTTGCAATAACACGGCGCCGGTTAAGTATTGGATGCACAACAATATGATTACCATCAATGGCCGCAAAATGGGAAAAAGCTACAACAATGTAATTAAACTTACTGAATTGTTTAGCGGCGATCATCCTTTGCTAACCCAGGCATTTCACCCGATGGTGGTAAGGTTCTTTATTTTGCAAAGCCAGTATCGTAGTACGCTCGATTTCAGCAACGAAGCATTACATGCCTCTGAAAAAGGGCTGAAAAGATTATGGGAAGCATATGAAAACCTGATCAGGCTCCAATCACGAAGCAATGAATTGGCTGCAGATGCAGGCGACAAAGAATTGGATCAGAAGGTGAGTAAACTTGTGGACGAGTTTGATGAGTTTATGAATGACGACATCAACACGGCTAAAGTGCTGGCGAATATGTTTGAACTGGCTCCTGTTATCAATGGTATCAAAGACAAGGTAGTAAATATAACAGCTTTATCGATCAATACTTTTAATAAGTTGCAAGCTCAGTTGAAGGTTTACCTGGAAGATATCTTCGGGCTGAAAGGAGTGTCGGCTGCTGATAACGAAAAGCTTAAAGATGTAATGCAGGTTCTTATTGATATACGCCGGGAAGCCCGTAGCCGGAAGGACTTTGTAACCTCGGACTCGATACGCAATCAACTGGCGCGGATTGGCATTACGCTTAAAGACGAAAAAGACGGAACCGTTAACTGGAATGTTGAATAG
- a CDS encoding ABC transporter permease: MYKLWVTIKKDWRILTRDKVGLTLMFVMPIVLAIVITTVQNSTFELVNDKKVPLLLLNKDEGVAGKELETTLEKGGMFTIKKLSAGQDEAALKQRLQDKDALLGLVIPSKYTTDVMAKSEDVAGRALQSVAVSTDSTSGANLPSSASVVLFYHPVLQASFRQGIDGALNSVLQIVQSKYIVRQLYSAINDSAAIPTDLEQQILTNQTPIQQLSVSKDGGHVIVNATQHNIPAWTVFAMFFIVISLGASIVREKNSGSFMRLKTMPTSITLAMISKQIAYVVITIIQALVIFSIGKWIFPMIGLPGLDFPHDKASLLLVIILCGWCAASFAIMIGVFAKTQEQSNGIGAVTIVLFAAVGGLLVPSFAMPQSMQGLMRISPLHWCLEAFYGLFLEGGALKDIFTILIPTLVMIVLFQLIAHWGMKRQGLV; this comes from the coding sequence ATGTACAAACTCTGGGTAACTATAAAAAAGGACTGGCGTATTCTTACGCGTGATAAGGTAGGGCTTACCCTGATGTTTGTAATGCCCATTGTTTTAGCTATTGTAATTACAACCGTACAAAACAGCACGTTTGAACTGGTAAATGATAAAAAAGTACCGCTACTGCTGCTAAACAAAGATGAGGGCGTTGCGGGTAAAGAACTGGAGACTACGCTGGAGAAAGGTGGTATGTTTACCATTAAGAAGCTATCTGCCGGGCAGGATGAGGCGGCGCTGAAACAAAGATTACAGGACAAGGATGCTTTGCTGGGACTGGTGATTCCATCTAAATATACTACCGATGTGATGGCGAAATCGGAAGATGTGGCGGGGCGGGCTTTACAGTCGGTAGCGGTTAGCACAGATAGTACTTCGGGTGCAAACTTGCCTTCATCAGCGTCTGTTGTCTTGTTTTATCACCCTGTGTTGCAGGCTTCCTTCAGGCAGGGAATAGATGGGGCTTTGAATAGTGTATTGCAGATTGTACAAAGCAAATATATTGTCAGGCAGTTGTACAGCGCCATCAACGATTCGGCAGCTATACCCACCGATCTGGAACAGCAGATATTGACCAATCAGACGCCCATACAACAATTGTCTGTATCAAAGGATGGAGGTCATGTTATTGTAAATGCCACCCAGCATAATATTCCCGCATGGACTGTATTTGCTATGTTCTTTATTGTAATATCATTAGGTGCCAGTATTGTAAGGGAAAAGAACAGTGGTAGCTTTATGCGGCTGAAAACCATGCCTACCTCTATCACGTTGGCAATGATATCCAAGCAGATAGCTTACGTGGTGATCACTATTATACAAGCCCTGGTTATTTTCTCTATAGGTAAATGGATCTTCCCGATGATTGGATTACCGGGCCTGGATTTCCCTCACGATAAAGCAAGCCTTTTGCTGGTCATTATTTTATGTGGATGGTGTGCAGCCAGCTTTGCCATTATGATTGGCGTATTTGCCAAAACCCAGGAGCAGAGCAACGGAATTGGGGCTGTAACTATTGTTTTGTTTGCCGCAGTAGGAGGTTTATTGGTACCTTCATTTGCCATGCCGCAATCTATGCAGGGATTGATGCGTATTTCTCCTCTGCACTGGTGCCTGGAAGCTTTTTATGGCTTGTTCCTCGAAGGAGGAGCGCTAAAAGACATCTTTACCATATTGATCCCCACACTCGTTATGATTGTTTTATTTCAGTTGATTGCACATTGGGGAATGAAGAGACAGGGATTGGTATAG
- a CDS encoding DUF3127 domain-containing protein gives MDLTAKLVQMLPLQKGQGKNGEWKKQDIIVETGGQYPKKVCISIWGDKINEKALQIGNTLNISFDVESREYNGRWYTDVKAWKVEAAGSAAGGGNSSYADEMPPDINYDDSKDDLPF, from the coding sequence ATGGATTTAACAGCGAAATTAGTACAGATGTTACCCCTGCAAAAAGGCCAGGGTAAGAATGGAGAATGGAAAAAACAGGACATTATTGTTGAAACAGGCGGACAGTACCCTAAAAAAGTATGTATATCTATCTGGGGCGATAAGATCAATGAAAAAGCCTTGCAGATTGGCAATACCCTTAACATATCTTTTGATGTGGAAAGCAGGGAGTATAATGGCAGATGGTATACAGATGTGAAAGCCTGGAAGGTAGAAGCAGCAGGCAGTGCAGCAGGTGGCGGTAACAGCAGCTATGCAGACGAAATGCCTCCGGATATCAACTACGATGATTCAAAGGATGATCTTCCGTTTTAG
- a CDS encoding S9 family peptidase translates to MRISFIAALACFLFVEPLKAQEDLAYQKPSASILALTDYEPAPSVAMDTKKNYMLLSYRAVYKTLDDLNQEEMRLAGLRINPVTNIASTVTYSNNLKIRKIKDVKTGPTQVAGLPANPKITYISWSPDDSKIAFTNTTSTGVELWVIDVATATATKLTGANLNANMGIPYTWYKDNKTLLVRMIPANRVPLIDSKKDLPKGPIVSVAEGKVSQNRTYQDLLKSKTDEQNFETLVSAELHNVSITGDKKLYKGADIYDNQSISPDGNYVMLTTIKKPFSYIVPLSRFPQATVVYDLQGKEVKKVNEKPLVEIMPKGFGAVGTGKRSMGWRADQPASLYYVEALDKGDPANKVDYRDELFTWEAPFTAAPISVAKTRQRYGGVVWGNASTAVLLDSWYDTRNQKTYLINPSAPGSQPQLVFDRNYQDIYSDPGSFETKENEYGRSVLAIEGDNLFLIGKGFTKEGQFPFIDEFSLKTLKTKRLYQSAAKDKMETIYSIEDFKNGVALVQLQSSNEYPNYYFRNYKNKIAPIQVTFNKNPFEAIANVHKEVIHYKRADGVDLSGTLYLPAGYDQTKKEKLPLLIWAYPQEFKDKNSAGQSDKNPNEFTFPYYGSFVYWVTKGYAVLDDASFPIIGEGTKEPNDSFIEQLVANGRAAIDAVDKLGYIDRSKVAVGGHSYGAFMTANLLTHSNDYACGIARSGAYNRTLTPFGFQGEQRNYWDVPEIYNTMSPFMNAQKIKKPILLIHGEADNNPGTFTLQTERYFQAIKGLGGQARMVILPKESHGYAAKENILHTLWEQEQFLDKYLKSE, encoded by the coding sequence ATGCGTATTTCATTCATCGCAGCTTTAGCCTGCTTTTTATTTGTTGAGCCTTTAAAAGCCCAGGAAGACCTGGCTTATCAGAAACCATCAGCGTCTATTCTGGCCCTGACAGATTATGAGCCCGCTCCGTCGGTAGCTATGGACACCAAAAAAAATTATATGCTATTGTCTTACAGAGCTGTATATAAGACCCTGGATGACCTGAACCAGGAGGAAATGCGGCTGGCAGGTCTCCGTATCAACCCGGTTACCAATATAGCTTCAACGGTAACGTATAGCAATAATTTAAAGATCAGGAAAATAAAAGATGTAAAAACCGGACCCACCCAGGTAGCCGGCTTACCAGCCAATCCAAAAATTACCTATATATCCTGGAGCCCTGATGATTCAAAAATAGCGTTTACCAATACTACTTCCACCGGGGTGGAACTTTGGGTGATAGATGTGGCTACTGCAACTGCAACAAAGCTCACCGGGGCCAATCTCAATGCGAATATGGGCATACCTTATACCTGGTATAAAGACAATAAAACGTTGCTGGTAAGGATGATACCGGCCAATAGGGTTCCCCTGATCGATTCAAAAAAGGATTTGCCTAAAGGTCCGATTGTCTCGGTAGCCGAAGGCAAGGTTTCACAGAACCGGACCTACCAGGATCTTTTAAAGAGTAAAACCGATGAGCAGAATTTTGAAACACTGGTTAGCGCTGAATTGCACAATGTAAGTATTACTGGTGATAAGAAATTATATAAAGGCGCAGATATATACGATAACCAATCGATTTCTCCCGACGGAAATTATGTGATGTTAACCACCATTAAAAAACCATTTTCTTATATCGTTCCGTTAAGCCGGTTTCCGCAAGCGACAGTGGTTTATGACCTGCAGGGAAAGGAAGTAAAAAAAGTTAATGAAAAGCCGTTGGTGGAGATTATGCCTAAGGGTTTTGGTGCGGTGGGTACAGGTAAGAGAAGTATGGGCTGGCGTGCCGATCAACCTGCGTCTTTGTATTATGTGGAAGCATTGGATAAGGGAGATCCTGCCAATAAAGTGGATTACCGGGATGAGCTTTTCACCTGGGAAGCGCCTTTTACTGCCGCCCCCATCTCTGTTGCTAAAACCAGGCAGCGTTATGGAGGCGTAGTTTGGGGCAATGCTTCAACCGCAGTTTTGTTGGATAGCTGGTACGATACCCGCAATCAAAAAACTTACCTGATCAATCCTTCTGCGCCTGGCAGTCAACCACAATTGGTTTTTGACCGCAACTACCAGGATATTTACAGCGACCCCGGCAGTTTTGAAACAAAAGAAAACGAATACGGAAGAAGCGTGCTGGCAATAGAAGGAGATAACCTGTTTTTAATAGGAAAAGGATTCACCAAAGAAGGACAATTTCCCTTTATCGACGAATTTAGCCTGAAGACTTTGAAAACAAAACGGCTATACCAGAGCGCTGCTAAAGATAAAATGGAAACCATCTATTCTATAGAAGACTTTAAAAACGGGGTAGCTTTGGTACAGTTACAGTCTTCCAACGAATATCCCAACTATTATTTCCGCAACTACAAAAACAAGATAGCGCCCATACAGGTCACTTTTAATAAAAACCCGTTTGAAGCCATTGCCAATGTGCACAAAGAAGTCATCCATTACAAACGTGCCGATGGCGTTGATCTTTCGGGGACTTTATACCTGCCGGCAGGATACGATCAAACAAAAAAGGAAAAGTTGCCCTTGTTGATATGGGCCTATCCCCAGGAGTTTAAAGATAAAAACAGTGCGGGTCAGAGTGATAAGAATCCGAATGAATTTACGTTTCCTTATTATGGGTCGTTTGTGTATTGGGTAACAAAAGGGTATGCCGTTTTAGATGACGCATCATTTCCTATAATTGGTGAAGGAACCAAAGAGCCCAATGATAGTTTTATTGAGCAATTGGTAGCAAATGGCCGAGCGGCTATTGATGCGGTAGATAAACTGGGGTATATTGATCGGAGCAAAGTGGCCGTGGGAGGTCATTCGTATGGCGCATTCATGACTGCCAATTTGCTGACCCACTCCAACGACTATGCCTGTGGTATTGCGCGTAGCGGTGCCTACAACAGAACCCTTACCCCGTTTGGTTTCCAGGGCGAGCAGCGTAATTACTGGGATGTACCGGAGATCTACAATACGATGTCGCCGTTTATGAATGCACAGAAAATCAAAAAGCCCATTTTGCTCATTCATGGTGAAGCCGATAATAATCCAGGCACATTTACCCTGCAAACAGAGCGTTATTTCCAGGCGATTAAAGGCTTGGGTGGCCAGGCCAGGATGGTGATATTGCCTAAGGAAAGCCATGGGTATGCAGCTAAAGAAAATATATTACACACCCTTTGGGAGCAGGAACAGTTTTTGGATAAATACCTGAAGAGTGAATAA
- a CDS encoding choice-of-anchor Q domain-containing protein yields MMKKFLSTLLVLSFFPPLLFAQTIFVNHAATGSNDGSSWQNAYQSLTTALAAAHTNAAVTQIWVASGTYYPSQTNNRDDFFNIRRNNLQVYGGFTGSETSLTQRNAAINPTILSGNIGNAASNSDNSYHIMVIELNPANPQPIDNSLVIDGFTFSEGNANSGGVLNSLYPRYTGASIFVSCNFSSINITPLIRNCIFTDNRAFSSGALTYYGISAGSNVFTVEQCIFQNNYAGYSGAAIDIMQLDAAGYGVPGVFSVAVEKCSFLNNSIDNYSQGGANGGVGAGINSFGQGTLKVNNTTFINNTIGPATSFAGAYKGTAVSVRNGGNTTVINSLAYANNNYTPFYNIQSTLTLVNTTVYNPGSSALDVNNPVANNIYNSILWTDNSAANIIAVSNGSPTINIENSLLNATYQGTITGSNILTTNPAFANPASGDFSLQPGSPAINNGNNTLYTNTANGNGDLANNQRITQTTIDIGAYEANSSALPVRFGALSAALKHNQILINWSTESETNNDHFEIEISADGKQFNPIASVKSKAVNGNSATPINYTFDSSFSGWQAFQMGLFSLLSLALTAPLRRKRIAGLILIIGAAGVLSCSKSHTSVTENELKLYLRIAQVDKDGKKEYSKTITVVNQ; encoded by the coding sequence ATGATGAAAAAATTTTTATCTACTCTACTTGTATTGAGCTTTTTTCCCCCGCTCCTGTTCGCTCAAACCATTTTTGTAAACCATGCCGCTACCGGTAGTAACGACGGAAGTTCCTGGCAAAATGCTTATCAAAGCCTTACAACGGCGTTAGCCGCAGCCCATACCAATGCCGCTGTTACACAAATATGGGTAGCATCGGGTACTTATTATCCCTCTCAAACCAATAACCGCGATGATTTCTTTAATATCAGGAGAAATAATCTGCAGGTGTACGGCGGGTTTACGGGCTCGGAAACCAGCTTAACGCAACGCAATGCGGCAATCAACCCCACTATTTTAAGTGGTAATATCGGCAACGCGGCCTCTAATAGCGATAATAGTTACCACATTATGGTAATTGAGCTAAATCCGGCCAACCCACAACCCATTGACAACTCGCTCGTCATCGATGGCTTCACGTTTTCAGAAGGAAATGCCAATTCAGGCGGAGTGTTGAATTCATTATATCCGAGGTATACAGGCGCCTCTATTTTTGTTTCCTGCAACTTCAGCTCCATCAATATTACACCGCTGATCCGCAACTGTATTTTTACTGACAATCGCGCCTTTTCTAGCGGAGCGTTGACTTACTATGGTATATCTGCGGGTAGCAACGTTTTTACGGTGGAACAATGTATCTTTCAAAACAACTATGCCGGGTATTCGGGAGCTGCAATAGATATAATGCAGCTTGATGCAGCCGGATATGGTGTTCCGGGTGTATTTTCAGTTGCTGTTGAAAAATGCTCGTTCTTAAATAACTCGATCGATAATTATTCCCAGGGGGGCGCCAACGGAGGAGTGGGTGCAGGCATTAATAGTTTTGGCCAGGGCACACTTAAAGTAAATAACACCACATTTATCAATAATACCATAGGACCGGCTACCAGTTTTGCAGGGGCTTACAAAGGTACAGCAGTATCAGTTAGAAACGGAGGCAATACAACCGTTATCAACAGCCTTGCCTATGCCAATAACAACTATACCCCGTTTTATAATATCCAGTCAACCCTTACACTTGTTAATACTACGGTATACAACCCCGGGAGCAGTGCGCTGGATGTCAACAATCCTGTAGCCAACAATATTTACAACTCGATATTATGGACAGACAACAGCGCAGCCAATATAATAGCTGTAAGCAATGGTAGTCCAACCATAAACATCGAAAATTCTCTCCTCAATGCCACGTACCAGGGTACAATAACAGGATCTAATATATTAACAACCAACCCGGCGTTTGCCAATCCTGCCTCAGGCGACTTTAGTCTGCAACCAGGAAGCCCGGCCATTAATAACGGGAATAACACACTTTACACCAATACTGCCAATGGCAACGGAGATCTCGCCAATAACCAGCGCATAACACAAACTACTATTGACATAGGGGCGTACGAGGCCAACTCTTCTGCATTGCCCGTACGCTTTGGAGCGCTATCAGCTGCTCTCAAACATAACCAGATTCTTATTAATTGGTCAACCGAATCAGAAACGAACAATGATCATTTCGAAATAGAAATTTCAGCAGATGGCAAGCAGTTCAACCCGATTGCCTCGGTTAAGTCAAAAGCGGTAAATGGCAATTCAGCAACACCTATCAATTATACTTTTGACAGCAGTTTTTCCGGCTGGCAGGCTTTCCAAATGGGATTATTTTCCCTGCTATCATTAGCGCTGACGGCTCCCCTGAGAAGGAAAAGGATCGCTGGGCTGATATTGATCATTGGGGCGGCCGGTGTTTTGAGTTGCTCAAAAAGCCATACTTCTGTAACGGAGAACGAGTTAAAGCTTTATTTAAGAATCGCCCAGGTAGACAAGGATGGTAAGAAAGAATATAGTAAAACTATTACCGTCGTCAACCAGTAA